One window from the genome of Solea solea chromosome 13, fSolSol10.1, whole genome shotgun sequence encodes:
- the leng1 gene encoding leukocyte receptor cluster member 1, whose amino-acid sequence MNILPKKSWHVRNKDNVARVRKDEAQAAEEEREAKRRVERAEQEARTEFLRGKSRAALESAGVKCGDDGDGGDEGRSGALEHLNLFPLEESSEKKGNEEYLKEKKEEQEKQERAIGLLVSLGPQPGTEVTPWYLKTGQEKEERKEKEKEKPKGISEEEKEKRDRRLKNSLDPLKDMKKALAIKDRKEHKSRRLERRDRGEKRSSGESSIERLRAERLQRETEERRRAQAVLDQRSGKGKDKDSGAQLNDRERPYNSAYFPELARKRQRRDRDSWRDEILKS is encoded by the exons ATGAACATCCTCCCGAAGAAGAGCTGGCATGTCCGCAATAAAGACAACGTAGCGCGTGTCCGGAAGGACGAGGCccaggcagcagaggaggagcgcGAGGCCAAGCGGCGCGTGGAGCGCGCTGAACAAGAG GCGCGGACAGAGTTTCTGAGAGGGAAATCCAGAGCTGCTCTTGAGTCAGCAGGAGTAAAGTGCGGTGATGATGGTGACGGTGGTGATGAAGGTCGGAGTGGAGCTTTAGAGCATCTGAACCTTTTTCCCCTCGAGGAATCGTCCGAGAAGAAAGGGAATGAAGAGTAtctcaaagaaaagaaagaggaacag GAGAAGCAGGAGCGTGCCATTGGCCTGCTGGTGTCTCTTGGGCCCCAACCTGGGACTGAGGTCACTCCTTGGTACCTGAAAACTGgtcaggaaaaagaagaaaggaaagaaaaagaaaaagaaaagccgaAGGGAAtaagtgaggaggagaaggagaagagggaTCGTAGACTGAAGAATAGTTTGGATCCATTAAAAGATATGAAGAAAGCTCTAGCTATAAAAGACAGGAAGGAACACAAGAGCAGGAGACTtgagagaagagacagaggggaAAAGAGGAGCAGTGGAGAGAG CTCCATAGAGCGGTTACGTGCCGAGCGTTTACAGAGGGAGACTGAAGAGCGGAGGCGAGCTCAGGCTGTGCTCGACCAGAGGAGCGGCAAAGGAAAGGACAAGGATTCAGGGGCTCAGCTGAACGACAGGGAGAGGCCATACAACAGCGCATATTTCCCCGAACTTGCCCGAAAGCGACAAAGGCGGGATCGAGACAGTTGGAGAGATGAGATTTTAAAATCATGA